In Opitutaceae bacterium TAV5, one genomic interval encodes:
- a CDS encoding transposase IS4: protein MRINTLYLPGFSHRLCGGRLGRQAERLSGKALKLDGLAAVAGRFVPAKLFDGAGERERVFTPWVTFCAFLGQVMQRGASCRDAVRRVQAWYLAAGGAAGVDDSSAGYCQARRRLPVQVLRAAFGQLARHGDTRARQADRWQGRTVKVLDGCGLSMPDTAANRKVFPYAGCQRKGCGFPTGQFLGLFSLCTGHLVRFVVSSWKAHEAPLARQVIGWVHPGEVLLTDRGFCNWALIALFRRKGVDVVMRLHQGRKTGTGPVCWPKPQRQGPWEKSLWKELPAGLPLRVVRFRVRVPGFRTDHIAVVTTLLDEAMYPDAAIAGLFRLRWQVELNFRSIKTTLGLDVLRTQTPAMIEKEILMQAIVYNLIRLLMLEAARQHDVPPSRISFKGTVSTLRAFAPLFAACSPQASTRLGDLLLALASDPLPFRPDRSEPRCLKRRPKGYQFMTRPRHQMCVSISRRQK, encoded by the coding sequence ATGAGGATCAACACGTTATATCTTCCCGGGTTTTCGCATCGTTTGTGCGGTGGGCGGTTGGGCAGGCAGGCCGAAAGGCTGTCGGGCAAGGCGCTGAAGCTGGACGGGCTGGCGGCGGTGGCGGGCCGGTTCGTGCCGGCGAAGCTGTTTGACGGGGCCGGTGAACGGGAACGGGTGTTCACGCCGTGGGTCACCTTTTGCGCGTTTCTGGGGCAGGTGATGCAGCGGGGAGCCAGTTGCCGGGATGCGGTGCGGCGGGTGCAGGCGTGGTATCTGGCCGCGGGAGGCGCGGCAGGGGTGGACGACTCGAGCGCAGGGTATTGCCAGGCTCGCCGCCGGCTCCCTGTCCAGGTTCTGCGAGCGGCCTTCGGGCAGCTGGCGCGGCATGGCGACACACGGGCGCGACAGGCGGACCGGTGGCAGGGCCGGACGGTCAAGGTGCTGGATGGCTGCGGCCTGTCCATGCCCGACACCGCGGCCAACCGGAAGGTTTTCCCGTATGCGGGGTGTCAGCGCAAGGGCTGCGGGTTCCCCACCGGCCAGTTCCTGGGCCTGTTCTCGCTGTGCACCGGGCACCTGGTCAGGTTCGTGGTCTCCTCGTGGAAGGCCCACGAGGCGCCGCTGGCGCGTCAGGTGATCGGCTGGGTTCATCCGGGCGAGGTGTTGCTGACGGATCGTGGATTTTGCAACTGGGCGCTGATCGCCCTGTTCCGGCGCAAGGGTGTCGATGTGGTCATGCGCCTGCACCAGGGACGCAAAACCGGGACCGGTCCGGTCTGCTGGCCCAAACCGCAACGACAGGGGCCATGGGAAAAATCCCTGTGGAAAGAACTGCCGGCCGGCCTGCCCCTGCGCGTGGTGCGTTTCCGTGTCCGGGTACCCGGCTTCCGCACCGACCACATCGCCGTGGTCACCACGCTGCTTGATGAAGCGATGTATCCGGATGCGGCCATCGCCGGCCTGTTCCGCCTGCGCTGGCAGGTCGAACTGAACTTCCGCAGCATCAAGACCACCCTGGGGCTGGATGTGCTGCGCACGCAGACCCCGGCCATGATCGAAAAGGAGATCCTCATGCAGGCCATCGTCTACAACCTGATCCGCCTGCTCATGCTCGAGGCAGCCCGCCAGCACGATGTGCCTCCCTCCCGTATCTCGTTCAAGGGCACCGTCAGCACCCTGCGCGCCTTCGCCCCTCTCTTCGCCGCCTGCTCCCCGCAGGCTTCCACTCGCCTCGGGGACCTCCTGCTCGCCCTGGCATCCGATCCGCTCCCCTTCCGCCCCGATCGCTCCGAACCTCGATGCCTCAAACGACGCCCGAAAGGCTACCAGTTCATGACCCGTCCCAGACATCAGATGTGCGTATCCATATCCAGACGACAAAAATAA